A region from the Ptychodera flava strain L36383 chromosome 12, AS_Pfla_20210202, whole genome shotgun sequence genome encodes:
- the LOC139144671 gene encoding acid sphingomyelinase-like phosphodiesterase 3b translates to MACTRHFYFLVLLSVTVCIAADVGYIWHVTDFHYEVNYTAGDYPESSCRDLQGETPHYWGDYRCDSPWTLINSSVYAMHKIQSNPDFIVWTGDDTPHVPNDNLDTDKVLAYIWNLTALLVEVFPEKTIFPVLGNHDYHPKHQMPPEPNPVYTQVSKWWNDHWLGQYEGVNDTFTQAAYYTVEYKPGHRIVGLNTVYYYTNDKLTAEMEDPGNQFQWLEEILTNAMDTDEKIYIIGHVPPGVFERHAGKSWFYPKFNERYISIIRKYHQVIYGQFFAHQHDDSFRIFYDEQDRAVSSLLLAPAVTPWNTTLSGVGPNNPGIRLLEFDRDTWEILDIKQYYLNLSKTESSSEPEWILEYSAAEEYNIPDVTTESLQKLVDSFGDKESDNFQKYYLYNSVSYDQGKCDDQCKTEQICAITKVDFEDYSTCLAEGAVDGVNPLVASAFFVFNAFLILVHIMI, encoded by the exons ATGGCGTGTACCAGACATTTTTACTTCCTGGTTCTCTTATCAGTCACTGTCTGTATTGCAGCCGACGTCG GATATATATGGCACGTGACAGATTTCCACTATGAAGTAAATTACACAGCGGGTGATTATCCTGAGTCAAGTTGCCGAGACCTTCAGGGAGAGACGCCTCATTACTGGGGAGACTATAGGTGCGACTCCCCCTGGACTTTGATCAACTCGTCAGTATACGCCATGCACAAAATTCAATCTAATCCAGACTTCATCGTATGGACCGG AGACGATACTCCACATGTACCAAACGACAACTTGGACACAGATAAAGTATTGGCCTACATCTGGAACCTTACAGCACTCCTGGTAGAGGTATTTCCAGAAAAAACTATCTTTCCAGTGCTCGGAAACCATGACTACCATCCCAAACACCAAATGCCACCGGAGCCCAACCCTGTCTACACACAAGTCTCCAAATGGTGGAACGATCACTGGTTGGGCCAATACGAAGGGGTCAACGATACTTTCACTCAAG CTGCATACTACACAGTGGAGTACAAGCCAGGACACAGAATTGTCGGATTGAATACCGTCTACTACTATACAAACGACAAGTTAACAGCCGAAATGGAAGACCCTGGTAATCAGTTTCAGTGGTTAGAAGAAATACTTACGAATGCCATGGACACTGACGAAAAG ATATACATCATTGGTCATGTACCGCCAGGTGTTTTTGAACGACACGCCGGCAAGTCGTGGTTCTACCCGAAGTTCAATGAGCGTTATATCAGCATCATTAGGAAATATCATCAAGTGATCTATGGTCAATTTTTTGCACATCAACATGACGATAGCTTCAGAATTTTCTATGACGAGCAAG ACAGAGCAGTGAGTTCATTGTTACTAGCACCTGCTGTGACGCCATGGAATACTACACTCTCCGGGGTTGGACCAAATAATCCAGGGATAAGACTTTTAGAATTCGACCGAGACACTTGGGAGATCTTGGACATCAAACAATATTATCTCAACCTTTCAAAAACTGAAAGTTCGTCCGAGCCTGAATGGATTTTAGAATACTCAGCAGCTGAAGAGTACAACATTCCTGACGTCACCACGGAGTCACTGCAGAAATTGGTCGACTCTTTCGGCGACAAGGAAAGTGATAACTTTCAGAAGTACTACCTATACAACAGTGTCAGTTACGATCAAGGGAAGTGTGATGACCAGTGTAAGACAGAACAAATATGTGCAATCACCAAGGTGGATTTTGAAGATTACAGCACATGCCTCGCAGAGGGCGCTGTTGATGGCGTTAACCCTCTGGTCGCGTCTGCCTTCTTCGTCTTTAACGCTTTCCTGATACTCGTGCACATAATGATTTAA